From a region of the Agrobacterium larrymoorei genome:
- the nikC gene encoding nickel transporter permease gives MTDTVSILKPYSREWLLSDRPTSRKQARLGRAYVIWRRFSENRLALAGLGIILALILVAIFADVLAPHSAVQGDLRNARLLPPGSEGYWLGTDDQGRDILSRLIHGSRLTLFVVVLVAIIAAPIGLIVGTVSGYAGGWIDAVLMRITDIFLAFPKLVLALALVAALGPGIENAVLAIAITSWPPYARIARAETMTFRNSDFIAAVKLMGASPWRIVLKHVMPLCLSSLIVRVTLDMAGIILTAAGLGFLGLGAQPPLPEWGAMIASGRRFILDQWWVAAMPGVAILIVSLGFNLLGDGLRDALDPKEAGQ, from the coding sequence ATGACCGATACAGTTTCCATCCTCAAACCCTATAGTCGCGAATGGCTGCTGTCCGACCGGCCGACCTCGCGCAAGCAGGCGCGGCTCGGGCGTGCCTATGTCATCTGGCGGCGCTTTTCCGAAAACCGGCTGGCGCTTGCCGGTCTCGGCATCATTCTGGCGCTCATTCTGGTCGCGATCTTTGCCGATGTGCTTGCCCCGCATTCCGCCGTTCAGGGCGATTTGCGCAACGCCCGCCTGCTGCCGCCCGGAAGCGAAGGGTATTGGCTCGGCACCGATGATCAGGGCCGCGATATTCTCTCGCGCCTCATCCACGGTTCGCGCCTCACTCTCTTCGTGGTCGTGCTGGTGGCCATCATCGCAGCACCCATCGGGCTCATCGTCGGCACGGTTTCTGGCTATGCCGGTGGCTGGATCGATGCGGTGCTGATGCGCATTACCGATATTTTCCTTGCCTTCCCGAAGCTGGTTCTGGCGCTGGCGCTGGTGGCAGCGCTCGGGCCGGGCATCGAGAATGCAGTGCTTGCCATCGCCATCACCTCATGGCCGCCTTATGCCCGCATCGCGCGCGCCGAAACCATGACCTTCCGCAATTCCGATTTCATCGCGGCGGTGAAGCTCATGGGCGCTTCGCCGTGGCGCATCGTGCTGAAACACGTCATGCCGCTCTGCCTCTCGTCGCTCATCGTGCGCGTGACGCTGGATATGGCGGGCATCATTCTCACAGCCGCCGGTCTCGGCTTTCTCGGCCTCGGCGCACAGCCGCCGTTGCCGGAGTGGGGTGCGATGATTGCCTCCGGTCGCCGTTTCATTCTCGATCAATGGTGGGTGGCCGCCATGCCGGGCGTCGCCATTCTCATCGTCAGCCTCGGCTTCAATCTGCTGGGCGATGGCCTTCGCGATGCGCTCGATCCGAAGGAGGCTGGCCAGTGA
- a CDS encoding ABC transporter permease, with translation MSIVETSQRPRRGKSRANKRLMAVLGFIVTVVTTFLGLLAVTFFIGRVIPIDPALAIVGDRAPAHVVERVREELGLNLPLWQQFFIYLKQALSGEFGTSVLTTNPVMQDIKRVFPATIELATLGTLIGAIFGIPLGVLAAVKRGSIVDQIVRVIGLVGYSVPIFWLGLLALLVFYAKLNWVAYPGRIDIVYEFTFTPVTGFYLLDALWQRQWDVLWDLFRHIILPAGLLGYFSLAYISRMTRSFMLNELAQEYVVAARAKGLSEPRIIWFHALRNAAVPLLTVIVLSYAGLLEGSVLTETIFSWPGLGLYITNSLQNADMNAVLGGTIVIGAVFIGINLLSDLLYRTLDPRTRSR, from the coding sequence TTGAGCATTGTTGAAACATCGCAAAGGCCAAGGCGCGGCAAGAGCCGCGCCAACAAGCGCCTTATGGCCGTTCTCGGCTTCATCGTTACCGTCGTCACGACCTTTCTGGGTCTGCTGGCGGTAACCTTCTTCATCGGTCGCGTCATCCCAATCGATCCCGCGCTTGCCATCGTCGGCGACCGCGCGCCTGCCCATGTGGTGGAGCGCGTGCGGGAGGAGCTGGGCCTTAACCTGCCGCTGTGGCAGCAGTTTTTTATCTATCTGAAGCAGGCGCTTTCCGGTGAGTTCGGCACTTCGGTACTGACCACCAATCCGGTGATGCAGGATATTAAACGCGTCTTCCCGGCAACCATCGAGCTTGCCACACTCGGCACCCTGATCGGCGCGATCTTTGGTATTCCTCTCGGCGTGCTCGCCGCCGTCAAGCGCGGCAGCATTGTCGACCAGATCGTGCGCGTCATCGGTCTCGTCGGTTACTCGGTGCCGATCTTCTGGCTGGGCCTTCTGGCGCTTCTGGTGTTTTACGCCAAGCTGAACTGGGTCGCCTATCCCGGTCGCATCGATATCGTCTATGAATTCACCTTCACGCCGGTTACCGGCTTTTATCTGCTGGATGCCTTGTGGCAGCGGCAATGGGATGTGCTGTGGGACCTGTTCCGTCACATCATCCTGCCCGCCGGGCTTCTCGGCTATTTTTCGCTCGCCTATATCAGCCGCATGACGCGCTCCTTCATGCTCAATGAGCTGGCGCAGGAATATGTCGTGGCGGCGCGGGCGAAAGGCCTGTCGGAACCGCGCATCATCTGGTTCCACGCGTTGCGCAATGCCGCCGTGCCGCTCTTGACCGTAATCGTGCTGTCCTATGCCGGGCTTCTCGAAGGTTCTGTCCTAACGGAGACGATCTTCTCCTGGCCGGGGCTTGGCCTCTACATCACCAATTCCCTGCAGAATGCGGATATGAATGCCGTTCTCGGTGGCACCATTGTCATTGGCGCCGTCTTCATCGGCATCAATCTCCTGTCCGATCTGCTCTACCGGACGCTCGATCCAAGGACGCGCAGCCGATGA
- a CDS encoding ABC transporter substrate-binding protein has translation MTKSLNKMARILATSAALSLIALSAPQAFAATPADTLVEGFAIDDIITLDPGEAFELSAAEVTGNTYSKLVNIDLSDTSKVVGDLAESWTTSEDGLTYTFKLKPNLKFASGNPVTAEDVAFSFERAVKLDKSPAFLLTQFGLKGDNVTEKAKAADANTFVLTVDKPYAPSFVLNVLTATVASVVDKKLVMEKAKAVTPNADYKYDSDFGNEFLKTGYAGSGPYKILGWKANEAVIMEANPNYYGEKPKLKRVVYRHMKESSGQRLALENGDIDVARNLEPGDMEAVSKKEGLAVTSAPKGTVYYFSLNQKNENLKKPEVVEAFKYLVDYDAIGATLIKGIGEIHQTFLPKGQLGALNDNPYKLDVAKAKELLAKAGLKDGFTVTMDVRNTQPVTGIAESVQQTLAQAGIKLQIIPGDGKQTLTKYRARTHDIYIGQWGSDYFDPNSNAETFTINYDNSDEGKNKTLAWRNAWDVPELTKETQSALLEKDSAKRAKIYEDLQKKVLETGPFVVIFQQTEVAGYSAKLKGLKLGPSFDTNYVYNISKE, from the coding sequence ATGACCAAATCGCTCAATAAAATGGCCCGCATCCTTGCCACAAGCGCTGCGCTGTCCCTGATCGCACTTTCCGCACCGCAGGCTTTTGCGGCGACGCCCGCCGATACGCTGGTCGAAGGCTTTGCCATCGATGACATTATCACGCTCGATCCCGGCGAGGCATTCGAGCTTTCCGCCGCAGAAGTTACCGGTAATACATACAGCAAGCTGGTAAACATCGATCTCAGCGATACGTCCAAGGTCGTCGGCGATCTGGCCGAAAGCTGGACGACATCGGAAGACGGTCTGACCTATACGTTCAAACTGAAGCCAAACCTCAAATTCGCTTCCGGCAATCCGGTCACGGCGGAAGACGTGGCCTTCTCCTTCGAACGCGCCGTCAAGCTCGACAAATCCCCTGCCTTCCTGCTTACCCAGTTCGGTCTCAAGGGCGACAATGTTACTGAGAAGGCGAAGGCCGCAGACGCCAATACCTTCGTACTGACCGTCGACAAGCCCTATGCGCCAAGCTTCGTGCTGAACGTTTTGACCGCAACCGTCGCATCGGTCGTGGACAAGAAGCTCGTGATGGAAAAGGCGAAGGCCGTTACGCCGAATGCCGATTATAAATATGACAGCGACTTCGGCAACGAGTTCCTGAAGACCGGTTATGCCGGTTCTGGCCCCTACAAAATCCTTGGCTGGAAGGCCAACGAAGCCGTCATCATGGAAGCCAATCCGAATTACTATGGCGAAAAGCCGAAGCTGAAGCGCGTTGTCTATCGCCACATGAAGGAAAGCTCCGGCCAGCGTCTGGCGCTTGAAAATGGCGATATCGATGTGGCGCGCAACCTGGAGCCCGGCGACATGGAGGCCGTTTCCAAGAAGGAAGGTCTCGCAGTTACCTCCGCTCCCAAGGGCACCGTTTATTACTTCAGCCTCAACCAGAAGAACGAGAACCTGAAGAAGCCGGAAGTCGTCGAAGCCTTCAAATACCTTGTCGATTACGACGCCATCGGCGCGACGCTCATCAAAGGCATTGGCGAGATTCACCAGACCTTCCTGCCCAAGGGCCAGCTCGGTGCGCTTAACGACAACCCCTACAAGCTGGATGTTGCCAAGGCCAAAGAATTGCTGGCCAAGGCCGGTCTGAAGGACGGCTTCACCGTAACCATGGATGTGCGCAACACGCAGCCGGTAACGGGCATTGCCGAAAGCGTTCAGCAGACGCTGGCGCAGGCTGGCATCAAGCTCCAGATCATTCCGGGTGATGGCAAGCAGACGCTCACCAAATACCGTGCGCGCACGCATGACATCTATATCGGCCAGTGGGGCTCGGACTATTTCGACCCGAACTCCAATGCAGAGACCTTCACGATCAACTACGACAATTCCGACGAAGGCAAGAACAAGACGCTTGCATGGCGCAATGCCTGGGATGTGCCGGAGCTGACGAAGGAAACGCAATCAGCGCTTCTGGAAAAGGACAGCGCCAAGCGCGCGAAGATCTATGAGGACCTTCAGAAGAAGGTTCTGGAAACCGGGCCGTTCGTCGTCATCTTCCAGCAGACGGAAGTTGCCGGTTATTCGGCAAAGCTCAAGGGCCTGAAGCTCGGTCCGAGCTTCGACACCAACTATGTTTACAACATCTCCAAGGAATGA
- a CDS encoding IS4 family transposase translates to MRHQNSVFHQIQKHVPWQVFEGLVDKYKGDHRVRRFSMKDQLLALLFAQLSGAQSLREIEAGLSSHRNQLYHLGAHGVARSTLADANATRPAGVFADLFSHMAAAASRRTRRHIRDAVRLLDATRVALSSMSDGWADMVSGRRAAKLHVAYDPNGDITMAMTMTGQRTNDIVPAKAMPIEPGMTYVFDLAYYDFAWWAALDRAGCRFVTRLKTNTHLQAATEQPPSESDHILCDRIGLLAQRMARSRRNPFSEPLREIAVRIDTGRTIRLVTNDLDAPAEEIAELYKQRWQIELFFKWVKQNLRIRHFFGASENAVRIQTYVALIAYLVLRMAQACQSAITQPLTFTRLVRLNLMHKRRSDQLLKPPTQPSKSPNQMVLMWD, encoded by the coding sequence ATGCGCCACCAGAATAGCGTTTTTCATCAAATACAGAAGCATGTTCCCTGGCAGGTCTTCGAAGGGCTTGTGGATAAGTACAAGGGCGATCACAGGGTTCGGCGGTTTTCGATGAAGGACCAGTTGCTGGCGCTTCTGTTTGCCCAGCTTTCCGGCGCGCAAAGCCTGCGCGAGATCGAGGCAGGGCTGTCGAGCCACCGCAACCAGCTTTATCATCTGGGTGCCCACGGCGTGGCGCGCTCCACCCTTGCCGATGCCAATGCCACAAGGCCTGCGGGCGTCTTTGCCGATCTGTTCTCCCATATGGCGGCTGCCGCCAGCCGAAGAACCCGTCGCCATATCCGCGATGCGGTGCGCCTGCTCGACGCCACCCGCGTCGCCCTCTCCTCCATGAGCGATGGCTGGGCCGATATGGTCAGCGGGCGCAGAGCCGCCAAGCTGCATGTCGCCTACGATCCGAATGGCGACATCACCATGGCGATGACCATGACAGGCCAGAGAACCAACGACATCGTGCCCGCAAAGGCCATGCCGATCGAACCCGGCATGACCTATGTCTTTGATCTGGCTTACTATGATTTCGCGTGGTGGGCAGCGCTGGACCGGGCAGGCTGCCGCTTCGTCACACGGCTGAAGACCAACACGCATCTTCAGGCCGCCACCGAACAGCCTCCAAGCGAGAGCGATCACATCCTGTGCGACAGGATCGGGCTGTTGGCACAACGCATGGCGCGCTCGAGACGCAATCCCTTTTCCGAACCGTTGCGCGAGATCGCGGTGCGGATCGACACGGGCAGGACCATCCGGCTCGTCACCAACGATCTGGATGCGCCAGCCGAAGAGATTGCCGAGCTTTACAAACAGCGCTGGCAGATCGAACTGTTCTTTAAATGGGTCAAGCAGAACCTCAGGATACGCCATTTCTTCGGAGCATCCGAAAACGCCGTGCGCATCCAGACCTATGTCGCCCTCATCGCCTATCTTGTGCTGCGCATGGCGCAGGCCTGCCAGAGCGCCATCACGCAACCGCTCACCTTCACCCGCCTCGTACGCCTCAACCTCATGCACAAAAGGCGATCCGACCAACTCCTTAAACCACCCACACAACCGTCCAAATCCCCAAACCAGATGGTGCTGATGTGGGACTGA
- a CDS encoding ABC transporter ATP-binding protein, giving the protein MTTVLSARDMVVDFEGYLALDRVSIEVAKGESFGLVGESGSGKSTLLRAIAGLNHFDEGSLMVEGRTYDRKFRDKSFYRDVQMVFQDPYGSLHPRQTVDSLLLEPLVIHGLDDREGRITRALDEVGLGSGFRFRYSHQLSGGQRQRIAIARALILEPKILLLDEPTSALDASIQAEILNLLEQARKDRGLTFLMVSHDLGVISHMCDRLAVMKSGKIVETLDVKALETRDFGADYTRQLMVASEGFRRD; this is encoded by the coding sequence ATGACGACTGTTCTTTCCGCCCGCGATATGGTCGTGGATTTCGAAGGCTATCTGGCGCTGGACCGCGTCAGCATCGAAGTCGCCAAGGGTGAATCTTTCGGCCTCGTCGGTGAATCCGGTTCCGGCAAATCTACGCTTTTGAGAGCCATTGCAGGCCTCAACCATTTCGATGAAGGCTCCCTCATGGTGGAGGGACGGACTTACGACCGCAAATTCCGCGACAAGTCCTTCTACCGCGATGTGCAGATGGTGTTTCAGGACCCCTATGGATCGCTTCACCCGCGCCAGACGGTGGATTCGCTGCTTCTGGAGCCGCTGGTCATCCACGGTCTGGATGACAGGGAAGGGCGCATCACCCGCGCTCTGGATGAGGTGGGTTTGGGCTCCGGCTTCCGCTTTCGTTACTCCCACCAGCTCTCCGGCGGTCAACGCCAGCGCATCGCCATTGCGCGCGCCTTGATCCTTGAGCCGAAAATCCTGCTTCTGGACGAGCCGACCTCGGCGCTCGATGCCTCCATTCAGGCGGAAATTCTCAATCTGCTCGAGCAGGCCCGTAAGGATCGCGGCCTCACCTTCCTCATGGTCAGCCACGATCTCGGCGTCATCAGCCATATGTGCGACCGTCTGGCCGTGATGAAGAGCGGGAAGATCGTCGAGACGCTGGATGTGAAGGCGCTGGAAACGCGGGATTTCGGGGCGGATTATACGCGGCAGTTGATGGTGGCGAGCGAAGGTTTTCGCCGCGATTGA
- a CDS encoding ABC transporter permease — protein sequence MSPSIKRRIPLTAGAVVTGTLFAIALLSLVWTPVSPTKIQILAKLKPPLTQGLLGTDHFGRDVLSMLMVGAWNSLSTSIVAVAIGASIGTLLGVVAAAQRGVFESLIMRLCDIVFALPPILSAMMLGAFIGSGRFTAIVAIGTFMVPVFARLTCGAARQIWARDFVAAAESIGRSKAGITLSHVLPNIAHLVIVQISIQLGLAILTEAGLSFLGLGMPPPAPTWGRMLWESQTYLATAPWLAILPGFSIALAVLGFNLLGDGLREALDPRSRR from the coding sequence ATGAGCCCTTCGATCAAGCGCAGAATCCCGCTCACTGCAGGCGCAGTCGTTACGGGAACACTGTTTGCAATAGCGCTCCTGTCCCTTGTCTGGACCCCGGTGTCGCCGACGAAAATTCAGATACTGGCAAAGCTTAAACCGCCTTTGACGCAAGGGCTTCTCGGCACGGATCACTTCGGTCGCGATGTCCTGTCCATGTTGATGGTCGGGGCGTGGAATTCGCTTTCGACGTCGATTGTTGCCGTTGCGATAGGCGCGTCCATCGGAACTTTGCTGGGCGTGGTGGCTGCGGCGCAAAGAGGCGTTTTTGAAAGCCTGATCATGCGGCTCTGCGATATCGTCTTTGCATTGCCGCCGATCCTTTCGGCCATGATGCTCGGTGCGTTCATCGGCTCGGGCCGCTTCACCGCAATCGTCGCCATCGGCACTTTCATGGTGCCGGTTTTCGCGCGGCTGACCTGTGGTGCTGCGCGACAGATCTGGGCGCGCGATTTCGTGGCCGCTGCGGAAAGCATCGGCAGAAGCAAAGCGGGCATCACGCTCTCGCATGTCCTGCCCAACATCGCCCATCTGGTCATCGTCCAGATCAGCATCCAGCTTGGCCTCGCGATTCTCACCGAAGCGGGATTGAGCTTTCTGGGCCTTGGAATGCCGCCGCCCGCACCCACATGGGGAAGGATGTTGTGGGAATCGCAGACCTATCTCGCAACTGCCCCCTGGCTTGCCATCCTGCCAGGGTTTTCGATTGCGCTTGCGGTGCTCGGATTCAATCTGCTGGGGGATGGCCTGCGCGAGGCGCTCGATCCGCGCTCGAGACGATAG
- a CDS encoding LysR family transcriptional regulator, with amino-acid sequence MHLRALMYFDELVRTNSMRAAAENLGVAPTAISRQIENLEEHFGTQLVERSSRGVKLTAAGGLLAARAGKTLRELNLVQQLMDDLKGLERGEVTIFANGAAVNLLAPVLSGFSIKYPRLRFNVQITSARQAIDALNSAEADVALMLFGPKVSEVEIRARKDIVYDVILPADHPLASAKSVTLKEIAAYPLALPEKGFAARQAFDEIFASAKVALDPVFTISSLELLRELVLDKAAITLLPSLSVSRDIRAGQMVAVPLAGTKGVRTEIQLCTAPDRDLSFAASTFISFVQEVMKTDGQK; translated from the coding sequence ATGCACCTGCGCGCATTGATGTATTTCGATGAACTCGTCCGCACCAATTCCATGCGTGCAGCGGCGGAGAATCTCGGTGTCGCGCCAACGGCCATCAGCCGCCAGATCGAAAATCTGGAAGAGCATTTCGGCACGCAGCTGGTGGAACGTTCCAGCCGCGGCGTGAAGCTGACGGCGGCGGGGGGGCTTTTGGCGGCCCGCGCGGGTAAGACGTTGCGCGAGCTGAATCTCGTGCAACAGCTGATGGACGACCTGAAGGGGCTGGAGCGGGGCGAGGTCACCATATTCGCCAATGGCGCGGCGGTAAACCTGCTGGCACCCGTGCTGTCAGGCTTCAGCATCAAATATCCCAGGCTGCGTTTCAATGTGCAGATTACCAGCGCGCGGCAGGCCATCGATGCCCTCAACTCGGCTGAAGCCGATGTGGCGCTGATGCTTTTCGGCCCCAAAGTTTCGGAGGTGGAAATCCGCGCGCGCAAGGACATCGTCTATGATGTCATCCTGCCTGCCGACCATCCCTTAGCGAGTGCGAAAAGCGTTACTCTCAAGGAAATCGCAGCCTATCCTTTGGCGCTTCCCGAAAAAGGCTTCGCTGCACGGCAGGCTTTTGACGAGATTTTTGCCTCTGCCAAAGTCGCACTCGACCCGGTCTTCACCATCAGCTCGCTGGAGCTTTTGCGGGAACTGGTGCTGGATAAAGCGGCGATTACGCTTCTGCCGTCGCTCTCGGTATCGCGCGACATCCGGGCCGGGCAGATGGTGGCGGTGCCGCTTGCGGGCACGAAGGGCGTGCGCACCGAAATCCAGCTCTGCACCGCGCCGGATCGCGATCTTTCCTTTGCAGCATCCACCTTCATTTCCTTCGTGCAAGAGGTGATGAAGACGGATGGCCAAAAATAG
- a CDS encoding ABC transporter ATP-binding protein, protein MTTPLLTVDNLRVSFPTRTGLVEAVRGVSFSLGKERLGIVGESGSGKSQTGRAIMGLTPGHAKIEADALRFGDIDLLKASAKQRRAIRGKRIAMILQDPKYSLNPVMTIGRQIVETLKTHERVGSTEAKKRALDMLEAVQIRDPERVFNLYPHEVSGGMGQRVMIAMMLVCGPELLIADEPTSALDVTVQLEVLDILDRLVRDRGMGLIFISHDLRLVSSFCDRVIVMYAGKVVEELPSANLQNAQHPYTKGLLNCLPKIGEDRHPLPVLERKAEWRL, encoded by the coding sequence GTGACGACACCTCTTTTGACGGTCGATAATCTGCGCGTCAGCTTTCCCACCCGCACCGGGCTTGTAGAAGCGGTGCGCGGCGTTTCCTTCTCGCTCGGTAAGGAGCGGCTCGGCATCGTCGGTGAATCCGGCTCTGGCAAATCGCAGACCGGCCGCGCCATCATGGGGCTGACGCCGGGACACGCGAAGATCGAGGCGGATGCGCTGCGCTTCGGCGATATCGATCTTCTCAAAGCCTCGGCAAAGCAACGCCGCGCCATTCGCGGCAAGCGCATTGCCATGATCTTGCAGGACCCGAAATATTCCCTCAACCCGGTCATGACCATCGGTCGCCAGATCGTGGAAACGCTGAAGACTCATGAGCGTGTCGGCTCGACCGAGGCGAAGAAGCGCGCGCTCGACATGCTGGAGGCGGTGCAGATCCGCGATCCCGAACGCGTCTTCAACCTTTATCCGCATGAAGTCTCCGGCGGCATGGGCCAGCGCGTCATGATTGCCATGATGCTGGTCTGTGGCCCCGAGCTTCTGATTGCCGACGAACCGACATCGGCGCTTGATGTGACCGTGCAGCTGGAGGTGCTTGATATTCTCGACAGACTGGTGCGGGATCGCGGCATGGGGCTCATCTTCATCTCGCATGATCTGCGTCTCGTTTCCTCTTTCTGCGACCGCGTCATCGTCATGTATGCAGGCAAAGTGGTGGAGGAGCTGCCATCGGCCAACCTCCAGAATGCCCAGCATCCCTATACGAAGGGGCTGTTGAACTGCCTGCCGAAAATCGGTGAGGACAGGCATCCGCTGCCGGTTCTCGAGCGTAAGGCGGAGTGGCGCCTATGA
- a CDS encoding ABC transporter permease yields MIPLILKRLIGLFLTLLVVSFLIFFVMGLLPGDPAAIMLGTSASPDTLVALQKQMGLDQPLLLRYFSWLGGLAIGNMGQSYTYGVPVVGLILERLAVTLPLALIAVTLSIVIAVPLGVLSAHRRGGTFDMLSSLFSHASIAVPGFWVGLLLIILFSTTLGWMPAGGFPGWQAGFWLSLKSLVLPALALSLGQAGVLTRVCRAAVLEVLNEDFVRTVRAKGISDAAVLWKHVLPNALIPVITMIGLQFTFLIAGAVLVENVFNLPGLGRLAYQALTQRDIVVMQAVVLFSCALVIVMNFLVDLAYLVIDPRLRGETR; encoded by the coding sequence ATGATCCCCCTCATCCTAAAACGCCTCATCGGCCTCTTCCTCACACTTCTGGTCGTATCCTTCCTCATCTTCTTCGTCATGGGTCTTCTGCCGGGTGATCCGGCGGCGATCATGCTTGGCACGTCTGCGAGCCCGGATACGCTGGTGGCGCTGCAAAAACAGATGGGCCTAGATCAGCCGCTGCTGCTGCGGTATTTCAGCTGGCTGGGCGGCTTGGCCATCGGAAATATGGGCCAGTCCTATACGTATGGCGTGCCCGTCGTCGGTCTTATCCTCGAACGGCTGGCCGTAACATTGCCGCTTGCGCTGATAGCGGTTACGCTTTCGATTGTGATCGCCGTTCCGCTCGGCGTGCTTTCCGCTCATAGACGCGGTGGTACTTTCGATATGTTATCGAGTCTCTTTTCTCACGCCAGCATTGCGGTGCCCGGTTTCTGGGTTGGGCTGCTGCTGATCATCCTGTTTTCCACCACGCTCGGCTGGATGCCCGCTGGTGGTTTTCCGGGGTGGCAGGCTGGTTTCTGGTTGTCGCTGAAGTCGCTCGTGCTTCCGGCTCTCGCGCTTTCGCTTGGGCAGGCAGGCGTGCTCACGCGTGTCTGCCGCGCAGCCGTGCTGGAGGTGCTGAACGAGGATTTCGTGCGGACGGTGCGGGCAAAGGGTATCAGCGATGCGGCCGTTCTTTGGAAACATGTTCTTCCCAATGCGCTGATCCCGGTCATTACCATGATTGGCCTGCAGTTTACCTTCCTCATTGCCGGGGCAGTACTGGTTGAAAATGTTTTCAATCTGCCGGGGCTTGGCAGGCTGGCTTATCAGGCGCTGACCCAGCGGGATATCGTGGTGATGCAGGCGGTCGTGCTGTTCTCCTGCGCGCTCGTCATCGTCATGAACTTCCTTGTCGATCTCGCCTATCTCGTCATCGATCCTCGTTTGCGGGGCGAAACGCGATGA
- a CDS encoding ABC transporter substrate-binding protein: MAAYSISRSWSFTRRVLLGAALVFSLGSAPVLAAQKTSIILGMGGEPAGLDPTISAPVFIGQVTWQNIFEGLVTIDRDGKIQPQLASRWDVSEDGKTYTFHLRQGVTFHDGEAFDSSVAKFSLDRARGENSVNPQKRFFSAIDTIETPDANTLVLKLKQPAGSLLYWLGWPASVIVAPKSAENNKTTPIGTGPFKFVNWAKGDKVELARNPDYWNKDIDVALEKATFRFITDPQAQAAALKAGDVDAFAEFGAPELMGSFDGDARLGTFIGNTELKVVAGMNNARKPFNDKRVRRALMMAVDRSMVIEGAWSGFGTPIGSHYTPNDRGYIDTTGVLPYDAEKAKALLSEAGYPNGFTFTMKAPQMAYAQRTSQILQAMFAEIGVTMNIETTEFPAKWVSDVLKGADYDMTIVAHAEPMDIDIYARDPYYFNYKNPTFNEIVRNVELTSDPVVQDKLYGDAQKILAEDAPALFLFVMPKLGVWDKKLQGLWQNEPIPSNVLTDVHWED, from the coding sequence ATGGCAGCTTATTCGATTTCGAGGTCTTGGAGCTTTACACGCCGGGTTTTGCTTGGTGCGGCACTCGTGTTTTCGCTTGGGTCCGCTCCTGTCTTAGCTGCGCAGAAAACCAGCATCATTCTCGGTATGGGCGGCGAACCGGCGGGGCTGGACCCAACCATCTCCGCTCCGGTCTTCATCGGGCAGGTGACATGGCAGAATATTTTCGAAGGCCTCGTCACCATTGACAGGGACGGTAAAATCCAGCCGCAACTTGCCAGTCGCTGGGATGTTTCGGAGGATGGAAAAACCTATACCTTCCATCTCAGGCAGGGCGTGACCTTTCATGATGGGGAGGCATTCGATTCATCCGTTGCCAAATTTTCCCTGGATCGGGCGCGCGGAGAAAATTCCGTCAATCCGCAGAAGCGCTTCTTCTCTGCCATCGATACTATCGAGACACCTGACGCGAATACGCTTGTGCTGAAGCTGAAGCAGCCTGCCGGCAGTCTGCTCTATTGGCTGGGCTGGCCTGCTTCCGTTATCGTTGCCCCGAAGTCCGCCGAGAATAACAAGACGACGCCCATCGGCACCGGTCCGTTCAAATTCGTCAATTGGGCCAAGGGCGACAAGGTCGAACTGGCGCGCAATCCAGACTACTGGAACAAAGACATCGACGTCGCTCTGGAAAAAGCCACCTTCCGCTTCATCACCGACCCGCAGGCACAGGCCGCTGCCCTGAAGGCGGGGGATGTGGATGCATTTGCAGAGTTTGGCGCACCGGAACTGATGGGCTCCTTCGATGGCGATGCCCGTCTCGGCACCTTCATCGGCAACACGGAACTGAAGGTGGTGGCGGGTATGAACAATGCCCGCAAGCCCTTTAATGACAAGCGCGTGCGCCGGGCTCTGATGATGGCCGTAGATCGGTCCATGGTCATTGAAGGCGCATGGTCCGGTTTCGGCACGCCCATCGGCAGCCATTACACCCCAAATGATCGCGGTTATATCGATACGACCGGCGTGTTGCCTTACGATGCCGAAAAGGCAAAAGCGCTGCTCAGTGAAGCGGGCTATCCCAACGGTTTCACCTTCACCATGAAGGCGCCGCAGATGGCCTATGCCCAGCGCACATCGCAAATCCTTCAGGCCATGTTCGCCGAGATCGGCGTCACCATGAATATCGAAACGACCGAATTTCCGGCGAAATGGGTGTCCGATGTGCTGAAGGGCGCGGATTACGATATGACCATCGTGGCGCATGCAGAGCCGATGGACATCGACATCTATGCGCGTGATCCCTACTATTTCAACTATAAGAACCCGACTTTCAACGAGATCGTCCGTAACGTGGAACTGACATCCGATCCAGTCGTGCAGGATAAGCTTTATGGCGATGCGCAGAAAATTCTGGCCGAGGACGCCCCTGCGCTATTCCTCTTCGTCATGCCGAAACTTGGTGTTTGGGACAAGAAGTTGCAGGGTCTGTGGCAGAACGAGCCCATTCCTTCCAATGTTCTGACGGATGTTCACTGGGAAGACTAG